CTGCGGCTGGTGCCCCTGTCGAACCCGCTGGATGACCAAAACTGTCGCAGGCTAAACGCAGCAGCCCTAGAAGCAGTGGTCACGGAAGTCCTGTCTGCGGGGTGGGATGTCCGGATTGACGACGAAGAAAATTTTTCAATGTAGCGGACGCTAGAGCAGCTCTTGGGCAGTCATTTTTCGTATACGTGTCAGGCGCGGTGCTGCGTCACAAAGGCGCGGGCAGGCGTGTTTCATACGCCCCACGGTGTGGTTGAAACGCCGCGATTTATGCCCGTGGGCACGCTGGCCAACGTGAAAACCGTCACGCCTGCCCAACTGAGGGGCACGGGCGCACAGATGGTGCTGGCAAACACCTATCACCTGCACTTGCAGCCGGGGGAGGATCTGGTGGCCGAGGCAGGCGGGCTGCATCGGTTTATGGGCTGGGATGGGCCAATGCTGACGGATTCGGGCGGGTTTCAGGTCTTCAGCCTGAGCGAGATGCGCCAAATTTCCGATGAAGGCGTGACCTTTCGATCGCCCCGCGATGGCAAGATTATCCAGATTACGCCAGAGCGCTCGATTCAAATTCAGAACGCGCTGGGGGCCGACGTGATTATGGCCTTTGATGAGTGCCCGCCCCACCCGGCGACCTGGGACGAAGTGAAGCGGGCAACCGATCGCACGATGCGCTGGCTGGAACGGTGCTTTGTGGCCCACACCCGGACGGATCAGGCGCTGTTCCCGATTGTGCAGGGCGGTGTGTATCCTGATTTGCGGCAGGAAGCGGCCGAGGCGATCGCCCAGTATGAGGCCTTCGGCTATGCCATCGGCGGTGTCAGCGTCGGGGAGCCACCGGAACTGATCGAGAAAATTGTGCAGGTGACGGCTCCGCTGCTGCCAGAAGACAAACCGCGCTACCTGATGGGCGTGGGCACGCACAAAGAAATGGTGCGGGCGATCGCCGCTGGGGTGGATTTGTTTGACTGCGTGATTCCGACCCGACTGGCGCGACACGGTGCGGCGCTGGTGCAGGGCGATCGCTGGAATTTGAAAAACAACCGCTTTCGCCGCGATTTCACGCCGCTAGACGACACTTGCCCCTGCTACACCTGCCAAAATTTCACCCGCGCCTATATCAGTCATCTGCTGCACGCCCGCGAAATTCTGGCGTTTACGCTTATCTCCATTCACAACATCACGGAACTGGTGCGCTTTACCCAGCGGATTCGAGAGGCGATTTTGGGCGATCGCTTTGCTGTGGAATTTGCCGAGTGGCTGGGGCACGGTTGAGTTTGGATTGGGGATTGGGGATTGGGGGTTCAAGCCCTGTTATTCTGAGCGCGATCGCCGGATGCGGTCAATTTCTCGCTGCAACTCTGCCACTTCGCGCCGCAGCCGCTCCACATCGGCCTCGCCCGTGGACGACGATTCACTACTGGGGGATGGCGGCTCTGCGTCCACTGTCGGCTCTCCAGCGCGGCGATAGTTGCCTGCGCGAATCTGCCGCAGTTCTTCCGATTCCGACCATTCTTTCAGAAAATGCACCCGCTCCACGGTGAACGGATGCGTCTGAAAAAATCCCTGCGATAGGTTGTTATACAGCAGAAACTTGTAGACCTGGTTGATGCCGTCTTGATCTAGATTCTGGTAGCGCTCTGACTGGCGCGAGAATTCTTCCAGGCTCAGCTCGTGGGCATAGCGGCTGCTGCCGCCTGCCAGCTTCATCATGTTTTGCAGCACGGGCTTTACGTCGTCCATTACCAGCAGCGCCGCCCGGTCGGCCGACAGTTCCGCCTTCCGCAGCCATTCATAAAAGGCCAGGATTAGCCCCGTACTGACGAGGCTGCTCAGCCCAAAGGTCATCTCTGCCAATCCCGATGCAGCGGTGATGACCCAGCTTGCCATCTGCGTCAGCGTCGTGTGTCCACATTTTAGATGTCCCAGTTCGTGAGCTAGGACGGCTTTTATCTCGGCCTCGTCGCTCAGGTCAAGCAGGGCCGTGCTTAGCACCACGCAGGGCCGCTCTTGCCCCAGCGCGTAGGCGTTTACCATCGGCGATTGGGAGACAAACAGCGTCGGCTCTGGCGCAATATCGAGCGATCGCAGGCATTCCCGAAACATCTGAAACAGCGTGGAATATTGCCGTGGCCCCACCTCGATGGCATTGCCCAACAAAAACACCTGCCGCGGCCGCTCATAAACGAATTCCACAAAGCGCCGTGCCACCAGGTCAAACCCCGGCACGCTGCGGAGCGTCTGCTCGGCCTGCTGATCGAGCGGGTGACGGAAGGCTTCGCTGGAGATTCCGGGATAGACGGGCATAGGGCGAGGTTGGGGAAGAAGGGGCTGATGAAGAGAGATTGTTTGCTGAACCTCCGCTACTCTAGCGGCTGGCCACTGCGTCTGGGGAAGCATGAAGCCTCTCTTAAACTTTATGGTGGCTTCCTGGCTCAAGGCCAAGTTTTTTTGTTAAAACTGGTGTTCAGTAGTCCAGCGGATTAGTATATTCGTATTAACCTCTCTGCTCCTGCCCCTTTGTGCACGTCAAGCGCGTAGAACTGTCTCACTTCAAATCCTTTGGTGGCACAACGCAGGTTCCGTTGCTGCCGGGGTTTACCGTGATTTCTGGCCCAAACGGATCGGGCAAGTCGAATATTCTGGATGCGCTGCTGTTTGCGCTGGGGTTGGCGGGTTCCAAAGGAATGCGGGCAGAGCGCCTGCCAGATTTGGTGAACCAGAGCGTGGCCAGTCGCGGCCGCAGCACGGTGGAAGCCAGCGTCACCGTTACCTTTGCGCTGGATGAAGAAGACATCGCGGCCTACCAGGGCGATGACGATCCTCTGCCCAGCGCTGATCTGGCCTTTGGTGAAGGCAATGGACAGATAGATGCCGCCCCCCAGAACGGATATCTGAATGACAATCATGGCAATCACGGCAATCACGGGAGCGGCAGTCCTAGCAACGGCAGCGGCAAAAAGCCGGATGCCAGCCAGCTTGGTGTTGCCCCGGTGATGGTTCCTTTCAACGAATGGAGCGTGACGCGCAAGCTGCGGGTGACGCAGCAGGGAACCTACACCTCGAACTATTACATCAACGGACAGCCCTGCACGCTGAACGAACTGCATGAGCAGCTTCACCGCTTTCGGATTTATCCCGAAGGCTATAACGTGGTGCTGCAAGGCGACGTCACCAGCATTATTTCCATGAATCCCCGTGAACGGCGGGAAATTATTGATGAATTGGCGGGCGTGGCGGCGTTTGACCGCAAGATTTCCCAAGCAAAGGACAAGCTGGATGCGGTGAAGGAGCGGGAAGAGAAGTTTCGCATTGTGGAGCGGGAGTTAATCGAGCAGCGCGATCGCCTCGCTCAGGATCGCCTCAAGGCAGAGAAATATAAGCGACTCAAAGCCGAGTTTCAGTCCAAAAGCCAGTGGGAAGTGGTGCTGAACTGGCAGAGTCAGCAAGACCAGGCGCAGAAGCTCCAGCAGCAGATCGAGGAGGGCGATCGCGCTCTGGCGGAAACTGCTACACAACTGACGGCGCTGGCGACCGAAATTCAGCAAATTACCGCTGATCTAGAGCGGCTGAATGCGCGGGTGAAGGCGCTGGGCGAAGACGAGCAGTTGGCGCTGCAATCCACCCTAGCGACGCACGAAGCCGAACTGCGCCAGCTCCAGCGGCAAGAGCAGGACCTCCTGACGGCGAACCGCGACACGATGGCGCAGATTGCCCAGGCGCAGCAGGCGCTTCAGGAGCAAATGCAGATGCTAGAACAGGCTTCTGCGGATCAGCAGCGCATCGAAACCCAGGAAATTGCTGCCCTCCAGGCGGCCCGCGATCGCGCTCAGCGGGCCCTGCAAGCTAGCCGGGAACAGTCCAGCGCGATCGCTGAAGCGTCGGAGGCCTGGGTGCAGGAGCAAGCCGCCCTGCGTCGCCAGATGGAGGAGTTGCTGAACCAAATTGAGCCGCAGCGCACGGAGCAGGCGCGGCTGCAAGAGCGAGTGTCGCAGCTCCGCGCCAAGATTCAGGAACAGACGGAAGCGCTGGGGGCGATCGCCCAATCGCTGGCTGAAAAGCAGTCCGAGCAATCTACCGTTGAAGCGCAGCGGGCCGAGGCTGAAACCCAGGTGCAGCGACTCGCTCAAGCGCTTACCGAAGCCGAGCAAGACCTCCGGACCCAGCAAGACACCCAGACCCGTCTGCTGAACGAGCAGCGCGACAAACAGCGCCAGCTTGACCGTCTGGAAGCCCAGACTCAGGCGATGCAGGAGGCCCAGGGCACCGGAGCCAGCCAGGTGATTTTGAGCGCAGGTATTGACGGGGTTCACGGGCTGGTGGCACAACTGGGGCGAGTCGATTCGCCCTATCAACTGGCGCTGGAAATTGCGGCGGGCGGCCGCCTGGGCAATCTGGTGGTGGAAGACGACCGGATCGCAGCGCGGTGCATCGACCTGCTGAAGCAGCGGCGGGCGGGTCGAGCCACCTTCCTGCCGATGAACAAAATCCGCGTGCCGCAGTTTACGGAAATCCCAAAGGGTAACCGACCAGACGGGTTTGTGGACTATGCGGTGAACCTGATTGACTGCGATCGCCGCTTTGAGGATGTGTTTGCCTATGTCTTTGGCAGCACGGTGGTCTTTCGCACGCTAGAACAGGCGCGACCGCACTTGGGCAAATATCGCATTGTGACGCTGGACGGCGAACTGCTGGAAACCAGCGGCGCGATGACGGGCGGCAGCGTGTCCCAGCGGCAAGGCTCTCTGAGATTTGGCACAGTGCAGCCGGGAGAATCGGCCGAAGCGGCCACATTGCGCGATCGCCTCTCGGAAATCGACACCATTCTGCGGCGCTGTGAAAGGGCGATCGCCCAGGGCACAGAAGCCGTCCGCACCCACACCCAGGCGCTCAACGAAGCCCGCCAGCAGCAGCGTGCAGTGCAACTCCAGGCAGACCAATTCCAGACCCAACTGGCAGCACTGGTGACCCAAGAAGGGCAGCTTCGCACCCAGCTTTCGCAAAACCGCCAGGAGCTTGGCCCTGCCGAAGAGCGCCTGCAAACGTTGGAACGCGACCTGCCCGCCCAGGAAGCCGAACTCCAGCGCCAGCGACAAGTCCTGGCAGACCTGGAGCAATCCCAGACTCACAGCGAGTGGCAGCAGATTCAAGCCACTATTCGTCAGCAGGAGGCAGAACTGGGCGATCGCCAGCTTGCCCTGCGATCTGCCGAACAGCGGGTTCAAGACCTGGAAATTCAGCGGCAGCGCCTCCAGGAAAAAATCGCCCAGCTAAATCAGCGGCTGCACGATCTCCGTACTCAGCAGACGACGCAGATGCAGCAGCGATCTGCGCTGGGGACTCAGCAGACCGCCCTCAGCCAGACCATCGCCCAGACTCGTGCGGCGCTGGATTCGCTGGAGGCCTCCCTCGCGTCGGAAAAACAGGAGCGCGATCGCACGGAACGCCTCTTGCGCGATCGCCAAACCGCTCAGCAACAGGCCGACTGGCAGCGCCAAAAACTCCAGGAAACCCAGCAGACCCGCCGCGAAAGCTTGGCCACGCTCCAGGCAGCGCTAGAAGCAAAGCGGGCGGAGTTACCAGACCCATTACCAGAGTTGCCCGATCCGCTGCCCGACCTGGGCGAATTGCAGCACGAACTGCGATCGCTCCAGCGCCGCATCGAAAATATGGAACCTGTCAACATGCTGGCCCTGGAAGAATACGAGCGCACCCAGGAGCGTCTGGAAGACCTCAGCCAAAAGCTCGGCACGCTGGACGAAGAGCGCAGCGAGCTGCTCCTCCGCATCGAAAACTTCACCACCCTACGTCAGCGAGCCTTCAAGGAGGCTTTCGACGCGGTGAACGTAAACT
The Thermoleptolyngbya sichuanensis A183 DNA segment above includes these coding regions:
- a CDS encoding M48 family metallopeptidase, which encodes MPVYPGISSEAFRHPLDQQAEQTLRSVPGFDLVARRFVEFVYERPRQVFLLGNAIEVGPRQYSTLFQMFRECLRSLDIAPEPTLFVSQSPMVNAYALGQERPCVVLSTALLDLSDEAEIKAVLAHELGHLKCGHTTLTQMASWVITAASGLAEMTFGLSSLVSTGLILAFYEWLRKAELSADRAALLVMDDVKPVLQNMMKLAGGSSRYAHELSLEEFSRQSERYQNLDQDGINQVYKFLLYNNLSQGFFQTHPFTVERVHFLKEWSESEELRQIRAGNYRRAGEPTVDAEPPSPSSESSSTGEADVERLRREVAELQREIDRIRRSRSE
- the smc gene encoding chromosome segregation protein SMC, whose product is MHVKRVELSHFKSFGGTTQVPLLPGFTVISGPNGSGKSNILDALLFALGLAGSKGMRAERLPDLVNQSVASRGRSTVEASVTVTFALDEEDIAAYQGDDDPLPSADLAFGEGNGQIDAAPQNGYLNDNHGNHGNHGSGSPSNGSGKKPDASQLGVAPVMVPFNEWSVTRKLRVTQQGTYTSNYYINGQPCTLNELHEQLHRFRIYPEGYNVVLQGDVTSIISMNPRERREIIDELAGVAAFDRKISQAKDKLDAVKEREEKFRIVERELIEQRDRLAQDRLKAEKYKRLKAEFQSKSQWEVVLNWQSQQDQAQKLQQQIEEGDRALAETATQLTALATEIQQITADLERLNARVKALGEDEQLALQSTLATHEAELRQLQRQEQDLLTANRDTMAQIAQAQQALQEQMQMLEQASADQQRIETQEIAALQAARDRAQRALQASREQSSAIAEASEAWVQEQAALRRQMEELLNQIEPQRTEQARLQERVSQLRAKIQEQTEALGAIAQSLAEKQSEQSTVEAQRAEAETQVQRLAQALTEAEQDLRTQQDTQTRLLNEQRDKQRQLDRLEAQTQAMQEAQGTGASQVILSAGIDGVHGLVAQLGRVDSPYQLALEIAAGGRLGNLVVEDDRIAARCIDLLKQRRAGRATFLPMNKIRVPQFTEIPKGNRPDGFVDYAVNLIDCDRRFEDVFAYVFGSTVVFRTLEQARPHLGKYRIVTLDGELLETSGAMTGGSVSQRQGSLRFGTVQPGESAEAATLRDRLSEIDTILRRCERAIAQGTEAVRTHTQALNEARQQQRAVQLQADQFQTQLAALVTQEGQLRTQLSQNRQELGPAEERLQTLERDLPAQEAELQRQRQVLADLEQSQTHSEWQQIQATIRQQEAELGDRQLALRSAEQRVQDLEIQRQRLQEKIAQLNQRLHDLRTQQTTQMQQRSALGTQQTALSQTIAQTRAALDSLEASLASEKQERDRTERLLRDRQTAQQQADWQRQKLQETQQTRRESLATLQAALEAKRAELPDPLPELPDPLPDLGELQHELRSLQRRIENMEPVNMLALEEYERTQERLEDLSQKLGTLDEERSELLLRIENFTTLRQRAFKEAFDAVNVNFQSIFAELSDGDGYLQLDDPNDPFGSGLNLVAHPKGKPVRRLASMSGGEKSLTALSFIFALQRYRPSPFYAFDEVDMFLDGANVERLSRMIKHQAQQAQFIVVSLRRPMIEAAQRTIGVTQARGAYTQVLGIDLQQNVSG
- the tgt gene encoding tRNA guanosine(34) transglycosylase Tgt, with translation MGSHFSYTCQARCCVTKARAGVFHTPHGVVETPRFMPVGTLANVKTVTPAQLRGTGAQMVLANTYHLHLQPGEDLVAEAGGLHRFMGWDGPMLTDSGGFQVFSLSEMRQISDEGVTFRSPRDGKIIQITPERSIQIQNALGADVIMAFDECPPHPATWDEVKRATDRTMRWLERCFVAHTRTDQALFPIVQGGVYPDLRQEAAEAIAQYEAFGYAIGGVSVGEPPELIEKIVQVTAPLLPEDKPRYLMGVGTHKEMVRAIAAGVDLFDCVIPTRLARHGAALVQGDRWNLKNNRFRRDFTPLDDTCPCYTCQNFTRAYISHLLHAREILAFTLISIHNITELVRFTQRIREAILGDRFAVEFAEWLGHG